The genomic interval TTATAGCACTGGTGATATAGAAAAAATATTAGGTTTAAATTGGTTAAGATATTTTAAGGACACTTTAAAATCTTAATAATTTAACATAAATAAGATGTCTATAAAAAGAGACTTATTTACTTACAATAGTATACTTAAACTAATTAATAGCTAAATTATGAAGTACATATTATTTGCACTTTTTACAAGTTGCATGCTTTCTGGTTACTCTCAAAAATCAAAATTTTATAATAGTAATAGAACTATTCTGGGCATCCATAAAGAACGAACAGCTTCTATGGGAATTGGTGATATTGATGGTGATGGTGATTTAGATGTTGTTATTGCTAATGGTAGGCATTGGCCAGGACAAAATAAAATATTTATAAATAATGGTCGCGGAATTTTTACAGTTTCTAAAAATTTAGGAACAGAACAAGAAACAAGTTACTCTACAGAGCTTGCAGATTTTAATGGCGATGGATATTTAGATATTGCTGTTGGTAATGATATGGCACCTAATTACATTTTTATAAACGATGGTAAAGGAAATTTTACCAAAGGCGCTAGTTTTGGCGCAAAATATAATCCTACAAGAAATATTGTTGTTGCAGATTTAGATAACGATGGCGATATGGATATTTTAATAACCAATAGAGGAAGTGAAAACGAGATTTGTTTAAATAACGGAAAAGGTGTTTTTACAGAGGTTATTGGGTTTGGAAACAAAAAAGATTCTACCATAGATGTTGAGGTTGCGGATATGAATGGTGATGGCTATTTAGATTTAATTTTAGCAAATAGAGATGACCAACCAAATTATGTTTATTTAAACGACGGGAAATTAAACTTCAATGAAAAAATCCCTTACGGAACTGGTAATGATGTTACAAGATCTGTAGCAGTTATAGATATTGATAAAGATGGTTATAAAGACATTATTACTGCAAATATAGGCGAGCCTAATGTTATTTATTTTGGAAGTAAAAAAGGAACATATGAACGTAAAATTGTTTTTGATACAAGTTCAGATAAATCATATTCTTTATCTATTGGCGATTTAAATGGTGATGGAGAAACAGACATTATTATAGGAAATACTGGGTCACCAAATAATGTTTTTATCAATTCTAATAACGGCACAAGTTGGACTAAAATTCAGTTAAATGACGAGAAATTTAGTACATATGATATTTTATCATTTGATTTAAATGGTGATAAAAAACTAGATATTATAGAAAGTAATTCAGGCGAATTAAATCAATTTTACTTTAATAAATTCACTCCAAAATTTCCTTGATTTTAATCAAGATTGATATTTATAACTCTTAAAAAATATAAAATGATATATAAAAATAAATCAAAGCATAAAATGAAACAAGCAGGTTACTTATTAAAATTAGGTGTGCTGCTTCTAGTTACAGGATGTTCTACAAGTACTCCATCAAAATGGGAAAACATAAACGAAGAAGGTGCTTTCTTGGTATATAGAAGACAATCTTTAATTGGTAAAGAAACCTATTCTATTACATCAACTAAAGATTCAATTATTGTAAAATCACTTCAAGGAGAAAACGAAAGAGGTAGAATTACAGGAGTAGAAGCAGAGTTACATTTAGATATAAATTTAAATCCTTCTTCTTACAGAAATAGACGTATTACAAAAAATGATACAATTGTTAATTTAGAAGTTAAAAAAACTGCTGATGGAATTTCTGTTTGGGAAAAAAATAGAGATTTTGTAAAAAAGGAAAATATAGATTTTTTTCCGGTTCATAGTAATATTCCTGCAGGTGTAGAAATGATGTTATATCAATATTATTTTAAACAAGGTGGTACAGGAAGTATTCCTACTATACCAAGAGGAGAAATTACCATGAATTTTATTCAAAAAGATACCGTACAAATTAAAGGTGAAAAAGTACCTTTAAAAAGATATGTTGTAGAAGGTATCAATTGGGGAGGAAGAACTATTTGGGTAGATGAAGCAAATAATTTAGTGGCACTTGTTAAGGCAAATACACAAATTAGAGAATATATTAAAGAAGGTTACGAAGAAGCAAAACCATTTTTTGTACAAGGAAATGTAGAGGAAGAAATGGCTGCGTTATCAAAATTCACTAAAGATTTAAAAGGTACTCAAGCAAAAATAAAAGCATTTGTTGGAGGAAATATTGTAGATGGACTTAGCAACACTGCTAAAGAGGATATGACTTTAATTATTACAGACGGAACGATTTCTAAAATAGGAAAACGTTCTGAAGTAGAAATTCCTGAAGGAGCAGAAGTTATTGATGTAAAAGGAAAAACATTAATTCCTGGTTTGTGGGATATGCATGCGCATTCTAATCAAGTAGATTGGGCACCAGCATATTTAGCAGGTGGTGTTACTACAATTCGTGATAACGGAAATGAGCTAGAATTTGCAACCTCATTTAGAGATGCCATTGCAAAAGAAGGCGCAATCGGACCAGATATTTTATTAGCAGGTATGACAGACGGAGCCGGAATACAAGGTAACGGAGTTGTAAGAGCAAGAACTGTTGAAGAGGCTAAAAAAGTAGCAGATTTATATTTTTCTAACGGATACAAACAAATAAAAATTTACTCTTCAGTAAGTTCAGAATTAACAAAAGTATTGGCAGAAGAAGGACATAAAAGAGGCATGTCTATTACAGGTCATGTGCCAAAAGAAATTGGTAATGCACGTGGTGCTATTGATGCAGGAATGGATATGTTAAGTCATAGGTCTAGAATTTTAACGGTATTATTTCCTGGTAAAACAATTAAGGAATTAGGTAGTTATTATATCAATAAAAATGATATTTCGCAGAAACAAATAGACGAAGCTATTGCTTATCTATTAAAGCATAAAACAGTTTTAGATCCAACAATTGCTCTAGATGTAGCAAGAGCAATGACTAAAGGATCTGTTTTAGAAACCATAGAACCATTTTCTGATAGAATAGCGTATGAATTATTTGAAGGAAAAAGATTTAGAACAGGTTTATCTGCAAAAATAGCAGAAACGGCAAAAGCAGATTATATAAAAGCAATGGGAATTCTTGGTCAATTTTATAAGGCAGGAGTGCCAATTGTTGCAGGAACAGATAATATTGTACCTGTTTTTGGTTTGTATTTAGAGTTAGAAACATATCAGAAATACGGAGGAATGACACCGTTAGAAGCTATAAAAACAGCTACAATTATACCAGCAACAGCAATGGGATTAGGAGATAAAACAGGAACTTTAGAAATAGGAAAAGAAGGAGATATTGCAATTCTAGATAAAAATCCTTTAGAAGATATTTCTAATATTAGAACAGTTTCTGCAGTTGTTACTAACGGAAATTATTACAAAAGTAATCCGTTATGGAAAGCAGCAGATTTTAAACCAGCGGAATAGTTTTAAGGTTTAAAAATTAATAAAAACACAAAAGAAATTAAATATTAAAATTATGAGTAAAATTATAAAGTTACTTTTTGTTGCTCTTTTAATGATTGGTTGTGCTAAGCAAGAGTCAAAAGAAATGCCAGATAAAGATTACAATCCAGAGGCAAAATTAAAAGAATTAAATATTGTATTGCCAAGTCCGCCGCAACCCATTGCAAATTATGTAAACGGAGTAAGAACAGGAAATCTTATTTTCTTGGCAGGAAAAGGTCCAAAACGTGTAGATGGAACAGAAATAACAGGAAAATTAGGACAAGATATTTCTATTGATGAAGGGTATGCAGCTGCAAGGTTAACAGCAATAAATCAACTAGCCGTTTTAAAACATATGCTAGGCAATTTAAATAAAGTAAAACGTATTGTAAAGGTTTTAGGTTTTGTAAACTCAGACCCTAATTTTTTAGATCAACCAAAAGTAGTTAACGGTTTTTCTGATTTAATGGTTGATGTTTTTGGAGAAAAAGGAAAACACGCAAGAGCTGCAGTTGGTATGGCTTCACTACCTAGAGCACAAGCGGTAGAAATTGAGTTTATTGTAGAGGTTTACGATTAATTATAAAAAATAAGATATGAAAATATATAATAGAAAAATTAAAATAGATTCAATAGTAAAGTCTTTCTTCTTATTGATATTCGTTTTAAGTTTTACTCAAAATAGTAAAGCCCAAGAATTAAAATTAAAATATTTTGGAGGTGCAGGTTGGGAAATGATAGAGGGAGATTTAAATATTTTAGTCGATCCATATATTTCTAGATTAAAGTTAGGAGATAGTCCATCAAACAGTAAAGAAGATACTCGAAAAAATTATTATCCGTCAGATATTTATGTTTCCGATACGGCAACAATCAATAAAGTATTAACAAATAAAGTAGATTATATTTTAGTGCATCATTCGCATTTAGATCATTTGGCAGACGTTCCTTATATCGCAAAAAAAACAGGAGCAATAGTAATTGCAACAGAAACAAGTTGTAAGATTTTAAAAGCGTATGGTATTCCAGAAAAGCAATTACTTAGAGTAAGAGGAGGAGAAGATTATCAGTTTGATGAATTTTCTGTAAGAGTAATTCCGTCTATTCATTCTGCTTTAGATGATAAGCATTATTATGATTCTAGAATGCATAATGAAGAGGTGAAATTACCTTTAAAATTAGAAGATTTTATTGAAGGTAAATCGTTAATGTTTTTAATTCGTTTTAAAAATCATAAAGTGTTAACGGCAGGTTCTATGAACTTTTTAGAAAGAGAAGTAGCAGGTTTAAAACCAGATATTATTTTACCAGGAGTTAATTTTTCTAGATTAGAAATTTATAAATATACAGAACGTTTAATGCAGTTAACAAACTTTCCTGAAATAGTCATTCCAACACATTGGGATAATTTTAGAGTTCCTTACGGATTTACTCAAGAGAGTGCAATTGATAAAAAAATTAAACCATTTTTAAAAGAAGTAAAATTAGCATCGCCAAAATCTAAAGTGATTGTTCCTGTACATTTAGAAACAATAATTATAAAATAAAG from Polaribacter sejongensis carries:
- a CDS encoding FG-GAP repeat domain-containing protein — protein: MKYILFALFTSCMLSGYSQKSKFYNSNRTILGIHKERTASMGIGDIDGDGDLDVVIANGRHWPGQNKIFINNGRGIFTVSKNLGTEQETSYSTELADFNGDGYLDIAVGNDMAPNYIFINDGKGNFTKGASFGAKYNPTRNIVVADLDNDGDMDILITNRGSENEICLNNGKGVFTEVIGFGNKKDSTIDVEVADMNGDGYLDLILANRDDQPNYVYLNDGKLNFNEKIPYGTGNDVTRSVAVIDIDKDGYKDIITANIGEPNVIYFGSKKGTYERKIVFDTSSDKSYSLSIGDLNGDGETDIIIGNTGSPNNVFINSNNGTSWTKIQLNDEKFSTYDILSFDLNGDKKLDIIESNSGELNQFYFNKFTPKFP
- a CDS encoding amidohydrolase family protein, which translates into the protein MIYKNKSKHKMKQAGYLLKLGVLLLVTGCSTSTPSKWENINEEGAFLVYRRQSLIGKETYSITSTKDSIIVKSLQGENERGRITGVEAELHLDINLNPSSYRNRRITKNDTIVNLEVKKTADGISVWEKNRDFVKKENIDFFPVHSNIPAGVEMMLYQYYFKQGGTGSIPTIPRGEITMNFIQKDTVQIKGEKVPLKRYVVEGINWGGRTIWVDEANNLVALVKANTQIREYIKEGYEEAKPFFVQGNVEEEMAALSKFTKDLKGTQAKIKAFVGGNIVDGLSNTAKEDMTLIITDGTISKIGKRSEVEIPEGAEVIDVKGKTLIPGLWDMHAHSNQVDWAPAYLAGGVTTIRDNGNELEFATSFRDAIAKEGAIGPDILLAGMTDGAGIQGNGVVRARTVEEAKKVADLYFSNGYKQIKIYSSVSSELTKVLAEEGHKRGMSITGHVPKEIGNARGAIDAGMDMLSHRSRILTVLFPGKTIKELGSYYINKNDISQKQIDEAIAYLLKHKTVLDPTIALDVARAMTKGSVLETIEPFSDRIAYELFEGKRFRTGLSAKIAETAKADYIKAMGILGQFYKAGVPIVAGTDNIVPVFGLYLELETYQKYGGMTPLEAIKTATIIPATAMGLGDKTGTLEIGKEGDIAILDKNPLEDISNIRTVSAVVTNGNYYKSNPLWKAADFKPAE
- a CDS encoding RidA family protein, whose product is MSKIIKLLFVALLMIGCAKQESKEMPDKDYNPEAKLKELNIVLPSPPQPIANYVNGVRTGNLIFLAGKGPKRVDGTEITGKLGQDISIDEGYAAARLTAINQLAVLKHMLGNLNKVKRIVKVLGFVNSDPNFLDQPKVVNGFSDLMVDVFGEKGKHARAAVGMASLPRAQAVEIEFIVEVYD
- a CDS encoding MBL fold metallo-hydrolase → MKIYNRKIKIDSIVKSFFLLIFVLSFTQNSKAQELKLKYFGGAGWEMIEGDLNILVDPYISRLKLGDSPSNSKEDTRKNYYPSDIYVSDTATINKVLTNKVDYILVHHSHLDHLADVPYIAKKTGAIVIATETSCKILKAYGIPEKQLLRVRGGEDYQFDEFSVRVIPSIHSALDDKHYYDSRMHNEEVKLPLKLEDFIEGKSLMFLIRFKNHKVLTAGSMNFLEREVAGLKPDIILPGVNFSRLEIYKYTERLMQLTNFPEIVIPTHWDNFRVPYGFTQESAIDKKIKPFLKEVKLASPKSKVIVPVHLETIIIK